The sequence below is a genomic window from Brevibacillus agri.
CTGTGTGTACTTTTTCCGCATTTTTGATGTAGTAGAGCTGATACGCATACTCGGCTCCCAGCTTTGGATCGAGGACGCGTTTCCAGGCAAATTCAAAGTCGTGCGCCGTCACCGGATCGCCGTTGCTCCACTTGGAGTCGCGAATCGTGAACGTGTACACCCGTTTGTCGTCGGATATTTTCACATCAGACGCAACCGAGTTCATCGGCTTCGCGTCTTTGTCCAGCCTGGTCAAGCCGTCAAAAGTGGCACGGACGATCGCCCCTGAGGTAGTGTCCTTGGCGAGCCCAGGGTCTGCCGTCGATGGCTCGCTGGTCAGATTGGCCCGAAACACTTGCGGCTTTGTGCTGGCAGGCGCGCCAGACGAAGCCTCACCCGCAGGAGCAGCAGCAGGTGCAGTCGAAGTCGGACTGCCTCCACAGCCTGCCAAAAGACTTCCGACCACCAATGTCAGGCCGACAAACATTTTGAATGTTCCCTTCATCAGAATTTTCCCCCTTATCAAATTTTTTCTATCGCCACCACAATATACTCGACGACAGATTTCTTGAAAATGGGGTTCGGTGATATTTAATTAAATTTTATGAATATTTATTCTTTTGTAAACAGAAATAAACCCAACAGCCTTAAAGGGCCAATTGGGTTTATTTGTTGATCCATCAATTACTTTTCCTTAGAATGCCGGGATGATGGAACCTTTGTATTCGTCTTCAATGAATTTTTTCACTTCAGGGGAGTTCAATTCCTTCGCCAGCTTTTGGATGGCTTCGGAGTCTTTGTTGTCAGGACGAGCTACCAGGAAGTTCGCATATGGAGATTCCTTGTCTTCGATGAACAGAGCGTCTTTGGTTGGCACGAGCTTCGCTTCGAGCGCGTAGTTGGTGTTAATCAGCGCCAGGTCCACTTCTTCCAGAACGCGCGGCAGCATCGCTGCTTCAACCTCTTTGAACTTCAGGTTTTTCTTGTTTTCCACAATGTCTTTCACAGTTCCGCTGATGCCAGCGCCTTCTTTGAGCTTGATGACGCCGTTTTTCTCCAGGAGAGCGAGGGCGCGGCCGCTATTGGTCGGGTCGTTTGGCAGCGCGATAGTTGCGCCTTCCGCCAGTTCGTCAACCGATTTCACTTTTTTGCTGTAAGCGCCAAATGGCTCGATGTGAACCGCAACTACAGGTTGCAGATCCATGTTTTGTCCTTTATTGAAGTCTTCCAGGTAAGGCTTGTGCTGGAAGAAGTTTGCGTCGAGTTGTTTTTCGTTGAGCTGTACGTTTGGTTGTACGTAGTCGGTGAACTCTTGTACTTCCAGGTTTACGCCTTGTTCTTTCAGTTTTGGTGCGATGTGCTTCAGGATTGCTGCGTGTGGAACCGGAGAAGCGCCTACTTTCAATGTCACTTCTTGTTGTCCGCCTTGTGCGCCGCCTTCGGCTGGAGCTGGAGCAGTCTCCGTTTTGCCTCCGCACGCTGCCAAAGAAAATGCCAATACGGTAGAAAGTACAGATACGACTAGCTTTTTCATAAATGATTTCCCCCTACTTTTTTTGATCTTTGTACTTGCAAACTTCTATGGGAAAGACCTTACTTGCGGCTGAAACGCAATACCAGGCGATCACCCAGCGACTGTAAGATCTGCACCAACACGAGCAAAATGACGACAGTGACAATCATGACATCGGTCTGGAAGCGCTGATAACCGTAACGGATAGCCAAGTCGCCCAGACCGCCGCCGCCGATTACCCCGGACATGGCCGTGTAGGACACGAGCGCAACGGTCGTAATCGTAATTCCGGCCACCAGTCCCGGACGAGACTCTGGCAGCAGGACGTTCCAGATGATTTGCCAATTGGACGCCCCCATCGACTGGGCGGCCTCAATGACTCCGCGATCTACCTCGCGCAGAGAGGTTTCCACCAGCCGCGCAAAAAACGGGGCGGCCCCGATCACGAGCGGCGGAATCGCTCCGAGTACGCCGAGCGAAGTGCCGACGATCAGTTTCGTGACCGGAATCAGCAAGATCATCAGAATGATGAACGGCACGGAACGCAATACGTTGACGATGAATGAAGCAACCGAGTAAAACGCCTTGTTTTGCAGCAACTGTCCACGTGAAGTAAGGAATAAAATGATTCCCAGCGGCAAGCCGATCAGGATCGTAAACAACGTGGAGAAACCCAGCATCGTCAGTGTGTCTAGTGTACCCTCAGCGATCTCCGACCAATCCACATTTTCCATTGTCCAGTCCATCTATATCACCTCTACTTCCAAACCACGCTGACGCAACGTCTCGATGGTTTTTTCGTTTTGACGGACATCGCCTTCCAGTTCGACGACCAGTTGGCCGTACGGCGTATCCTTCATGCGGGAAATCGTTCCCTGCAAAATGCTGAATACTGTGCCTGTCTCCTGCATCGTCTGGAACAAAATCGGCTGGTACGTCTTTTCTCCCAGGAAGGTGACGCGCGCAATCGTGCGGTTCCCCGCTGCTTTTTCGTGCGCGACAGCTTCGCGCAGCTCGGTGGAATCTGCCACCTGCTCGACAAATTCCTGCGTAGTCGGATGCTGCGGCTTGAGAAACACGTCCAGCACCTCGCCCGACTCGACGATTTTTCCGCCGTCGATCACGCCTACGCGGTCGCAAATGGAGCGGATGACGTGCATCTCGTGCGTAATCAGCACGATGGTCAATCCCAGCTTGCGGTTGATGTCCAAAAGCAGCGCCAAAATCGAGTTGGTCGTCTGCGGATCGAGCGCCGAGGTCGCTTCGTCACACAGCAGCACTTTCGGATCGTTTGCCAGCGCCCGCGCGATGCCGACGCGCTGCTTCTGGCCGCCGGACAACTGGGACGGGTATTTGTCCCGGTGCGCTTCCAGCCCTACCAGCTTGAGCAGATCGTCCACTTTTTTCTGAATCTCCGCCTTCGGACGCTTGGCCAGCTTGAGCGGAAACGCGACATTTTCCCCGACGGTGGACGAGGACAGCAGGTTGAAGTGCTGGAAAATCATCCCGATCTCGCGGCGCTTTTCCTGCAGCTTGACATCGTCGAGCTTGGTCAGGTCGACCCCATCGACGATGACTTGTCCCGACGTAGGGCGCTCCAGCAGGTTGATGCAGCGGATCAAGGTACTTTTCCCCGCCCCGGAATGGCCGATAATCCCGTAAATTTCCCCTTTATCTATAGAAAGATCAATCCCGAGCAACGCCGGAATCGTCTTGCCCTGCACTTGATAGCTTTTATGCAAATTTTTCAATTGAATCAACGCATCCACCTCCCAGCAAAATCCTTGTGAAAAACGTAAAAACCCCTTTTTCATAAACGAAAAAGGGGCTGCAACGCATGTATACGTTCGCATCCACCCTTCTCATCTATCAAGATCCAACCAATCTTGTAGGAATTGGCACCGCGACGTCCATTTCAAAAAATGAACCGGTTGCCGGGCTTCATCGGGCCTGTCCCTCCGCCTCTCTTGATAAGAAAGATTTCCACGTATATTATGTTCGTTTTTCATATTTTCATGATACAAACCGGATTATATCCTTTTTGAAAATATCCCGTCAATAGCAATCACAGGAAAAACTTTTTTAATCCATTACTCCGTTGCGAATGATGGTGGCATTGACGTGAAAATGAAACGTCGCTTTCTCAAGGATTCTCGCCTTCAAGCGTATGCGAATATCGAACACCGGCGGCGATACTTGCTCCAGCTTGATTCGGGCGTTGCTGGAAATCGTGTCAAAAGCAAGGTGCACCATATCCTTGGGATTGCCGCGGTTCTTGTCGGTCTTCCCGAAAATTTGCGCCGGGACGGACGTGTCGTAGCTGCCAATCCGGAATTTCCCGTGCACGAGCTTGATGAGAAACGCTTCCTTGGGCGATAGCCTTCGAGCAGGCGCTGAATCGCCTCCTGGGTGTGATAGACCCGATTGCTCCCGGCTCCCCCGAGCTGCCGCTCCACTTCCCCTATGCTTGCCTCAGCCAGACAAATTTCTCTCAGCTTCGGGATGAGCTCGCTGTAAACGACTTGGCATCCGCCATGCTGGTCAAAAAATACAGCCGCATGCGGCCGTCCGGCTCGTCGATATGTTCCGTTCGCAAGTCCCCTGTATGGGAAAACCATTTACGCGCAATCTCCTGGTCCATTCCCCTCACCCCCATACATAGCAAATCATGGTTAGTCTGCCCGAAAACACAAAAAAACAGCACGCTCAATTTGGCGTGCTGTTTTCGTTGCTATCGGTCGTGCTATTCGTTTGCGAAACCGCTTCTTCTGCTGGCGGTTCCAGCTTTCCTTGATAAAAGACTGGATCTGGTCGACATCCGGAATGAGCACCGCGCCTGCCCGATGGGATTCGCGGAACATCCCCATTGGCGGCAATTGGTAGTTGCCTGGCTCCGCGGTGTTTAATTTCAGCCCAAGCGCAGACAGCCTCAGCATATCCATGGAACTGATATTCGTCTGGATATACGGCGTCACTTCTTTCAGGATGGACGGCAATTGAATCAAGGTC
It includes:
- a CDS encoding MetQ/NlpA family ABC transporter substrate-binding protein, encoding MKKLVVSVLSTVLAFSLAACGGKTETAPAPAEGGAQGGQQEVTLKVGASPVPHAAILKHIAPKLKEQGVNLEVQEFTDYVQPNVQLNEKQLDANFFQHKPYLEDFNKGQNMDLQPVVAVHIEPFGAYSKKVKSVDELAEGATIALPNDPTNSGRALALLEKNGVIKLKEGAGISGTVKDIVENKKNLKFKEVEAAMLPRVLEEVDLALINTNYALEAKLVPTKDALFIEDKESPYANFLVARPDNKDSEAIQKLAKELNSPEVKKFIEDEYKGSIIPAF
- a CDS encoding methionine ABC transporter permease produces the protein MDWTMENVDWSEIAEGTLDTLTMLGFSTLFTILIGLPLGIILFLTSRGQLLQNKAFYSVASFIVNVLRSVPFIILMILLIPVTKLIVGTSLGVLGAIPPLVIGAAPFFARLVETSLREVDRGVIEAAQSMGASNWQIIWNVLLPESRPGLVAGITITTVALVSYTAMSGVIGGGGLGDLAIRYGYQRFQTDVMIVTVVILLVLVQILQSLGDRLVLRFSRK
- a CDS encoding methionine ABC transporter ATP-binding protein — its product is MIQLKNLHKSYQVQGKTIPALLGIDLSIDKGEIYGIIGHSGAGKSTLIRCINLLERPTSGQVIVDGVDLTKLDDVKLQEKRREIGMIFQHFNLLSSSTVGENVAFPLKLAKRPKAEIQKKVDDLLKLVGLEAHRDKYPSQLSGGQKQRVGIARALANDPKVLLCDEATSALDPQTTNSILALLLDINRKLGLTIVLITHEMHVIRSICDRVGVIDGGKIVESGEVLDVFLKPQHPTTQEFVEQVADSTELREAVAHEKAAGNRTIARVTFLGEKTYQPILFQTMQETGTVFSILQGTISRMKDTPYGQLVVELEGDVRQNEKTIETLRQRGLEVEVI